GAAGGGCATCAAGCTGAACGGGCAAAACCCCACGTACCTCTACGCCTACGGTGGCTTCAATATCTCGCTGACGCCGGGCTTCTCGGTAGCCCGCATGCTGTGGCTGGAAAACGGCGGCGTGCTGGCCGTGCCGAACCTGCGCGGCGGCGGCGAGTATGGCGAGGCATGGCACCAGGCCGGCATGACGCCCAACAAGCAGAACGTATTCGACGACTTTATTGCTGCCGCCGAGTACCTGAAAGTAACCGGTTACACCACCACCGAGAAGCTGGCCATGGCCGGCGGCTCCAACGGTGGCCTACTGGTGGGCGCCACCATGACCCAGCGCCCCGACCTCTGCGGCGTGGCCTTCCCGGCCGTGGGCGTAATGGATATGCTGCGCTACCAGAAGTTCACCATCGGCTGGAACTGGGCCCCCGAGTACGGCACCTCCGACAACTACAACCAGTTCCAGAACCTCTACCGGTTTTCGCCGCTGCACACCCTGAAGCCCGGTACCAGCTACCCCGCCACTATGATTACCACCGCCGACCACGACGACCGCGTGGTGCCGGCGCACTCCTTTAAGTTTGCTGCCGCGCTGCAGGCCGCCAACGAAGGCCCTAGGCCACAGCTCATTCGGGTGGATGTGAATGCGGGCCACGGCGCCGGCAAAAGCACCAAGCTGCAGATTGAGGAATGGGCCGATATCTGGGCGTTTGCCTACCAGAACATGGGCGTGAACCCGTATAAGAAATGAGTTGCCGGCTGCCGGTGGGCAATAGTGGGTTAGCAACTATCAACTGGCAACTGGTAACTAACAACTCATTTACCGTATCTTCGCGGCCGCAACTCGCGTAATTGCCTCTGTTCTTTTGCTTTCAGATATGAAAAAAACGCTTCTGTTCGGTCTGTTGGCCGCCTCGATGACGCTGTCCGTAACCTCTTGCCACAACCCCGACTACAAATCGGATGAGGATATTGTAGAACAGCCGCTGCCCCCCATTCCGGCTGCTCCTGACACTACCGGCGGCAAAACGGCCCCTGCTAACGCGGCCAACCGCGAAATTAACGCCGTCAACGCCACGGAAGACATCAAGAAGATGCAGCCCGTCATGTAATTTCAGCCACCTGGCTTTATATACGCAGCGCCCACTTGCTCCCAGCAGGTGGGCGCTGATGCGTTAGGTGGCCTAGGCTATGTTGAACGACAGATAAAGAAAACGTCGTTAAAAATAAACGTCATGCTGAGCGCAGCCGACGCATCTCGCGTGCTGGCGTTGAGTTACTATTGCCACATCAGCATGCGAGATGCTTCGACTGCGCTCAGTATGACGTGCTTTATGTTTTCCACACACCCTAGGCCACTTGCCTGACGAAAATCAGCGGATTCTTGCTGTACCTTTGCGCCATGTCTACTCTGTCTATCCGCCGTGGCCGCGAGGCCGATTTGCCCCAGGTCTTAGCCCTGATTCAGGAACTGGCCGTGTATGAGCGCGCCCCTGATGAAGTCACGAATACGCTGGAAGATATGCAACGTGACGGGTTCGGGCCGGACGCCATCTTTAAATTCTTCGTGGCAGAGCAGGAGGGCAAAATACAGGGCATTGCGCTGTACTACACGGCTTATTCTACTTGGAAAGGCCGCATGCTGTACCTCGAAGACTTAGTAGTGACGGAGAAGCTGCGCGGCACCGGCATCGGCAAGCGCCTGTTCGATGCCGTGGTGGCCGAAGCCCGCCACACCGGGGCGCACCGCATGAAGTGGCAGGTGCTGGAGTGGAATGAGCCCGCCATCGGCTTCTACAAGAAAATCGGCGCCAACCTCGACCCCGAATGGCACAACGGTAACCTCACCGCCGAGCAGCTACTGGCCTACAAATGTGAAGTGGTGAAATAGGGATTTAGTGAAATGGTGAAGTTGATGTTTTAGTGGCCTAGAACGTGTCATTGCGAGCGGAGCGAAGCAATGACACGTTCTAGGCCACTAAAACATCAACTTTACCGCCTAGGCCACTACTTCCAGCATCGTGCGGAAAGAGGCGTAGCGGCCGCCAAAGTGTTTCTCTATCTCGTCGCGGAGGGCGGGGGCGGCGAGGCGCTGGTACTCTTCCAGTTGCTCCAGGCTCACGCAGTAGTATTGGGCAGCGTAGGTAATGCCATCGTCTTCTTCGTTGAGGAGACGGCAGAGTTGGCTTTTGAGGAAAAAGCCGGTTTCCATCACCTCAGGCATATGCGTATCGCGCATGTAGGCCACCCACTGATCGGCAATTTCGGGGTCGAGGCTGGTGGTGACGTTGTAGAGAATCATGGGGCAAAGGGTAAGTGACGACGGGCATTGTCGCCAGTAAACGCAGTAGTAGTGCGTAGAAGCACTTTTCAGGGAACAAAGTTCGGGCATCGGCCCGCCATTTTCGCTACTTCTGCTCGTGGAGTTTCAGGATCAAACCCGCATGGGGTCGAAGTGAAAGTCTTGTATACGGCTCTGAATATCCTTGGGAGAAAGCTTTTCCCGAATAGCGGATTGCACCAAGCCCGGCAGTTCGGCGTCGCCGGCAAAGCGCAACGACAGCAATTGGCTAAGCGAAAGTTGCTCTTCCAGGGGGCGCAGACTCTGGCCTGTAATCTCAAAATAGCGCTGACGCACTTCCAGCCGAATAATGCGGTCCTGGAGCGTGAGGGCGTAGTGCTGGCGCAGCATCAGCAGCACCCCAAAGCTCACCACGGCCAAGGCCATCAGGGTAAACCACAGCCTGGATTCTTCGGTGTCGTCGCCGGCCACGGCCAAGTAACGCCGGATGCCGTAGCCCGAGAGGATGAGCAAGGCCGGCAGCAGCACGAAATGGTGCCACGGATACAGCATAGGTGTGTTTTTGGTTGGCTGGTTGGCCATAGGGCAGCGGTTGAAAAGTGAAACAGGTTGGGGAGTTACGAAAAAACTCCAGCTACAAGCTGGAGTTTTCGAATTCTAGTAAGTGTAGACCACTTGGGCTTACATTTTGCTGGCCTTCTTGGCTTCGCGGGCTTTCTTCTTTTCCTCACGCATAGCCGTCTTGGCGGCGCTTTCCTGACGGCGCGCTTCTTTAGCTACGTCCTGCTGGCGGCGCAGCTCCAGCTTCTGCTCTTTCATCTGGCGCTTCTGCTCGCGCATGGCGCTTTTCTGGTCGTTGAGCTGAGCTTTGGTTTGATCTACGCTGCTGCGCGACTGGGCGCTTTGCTGCTTCTGCGCCTCCAGCGTGGTTTTGGCGTCGGCGGCGCGCTGCTGCTGCATTTGCAGCTTAATTTGGGTAGAGTCAACTACCTGGGCTTGAGCGGTATGGCTGCCGATGGCAATAAGTGCGACGGCAGTTATTTTAAAGAAATGTTTCATAGGGGAAGAGGGAATAACCTCGACCCCTAATACGTTTCCGCATTACATTAGTTTGGCACCGGAGGCGCTATTCCTCCACGTAGTCGAGGTCCTTGCCAAACGTTTCGGGCAGGGTGCTCACGGCCCAGAAAGCAATGAGCAGCGACACGCCACCCACCACGGCTCCACTCGCAATCCGGTCGGGGCCTTGCGCCGAGCCGAACGCCAGCGCCACCGCATTGAAGATAGGAACCAGTGCCACCACCGAGCCGCGGGCAAAGTTGGGAGCCGTGGTGGCCACCGTGGCCCGCAAGTTGGTGCCGAATTGCTCCGCCGCCACCGTAACAAACAAGGCCCAGAACCCCACCGACATGCCCAGTACAAAGCAAACGGTGTAGAAGGCCGTGGGTGAGGCGCCGCGTAACCCAAACAGATACACGCCCACCATCAGGCCGCAAAAGGCCAGAAACAACTGCAGCGCCCTGGTTCTGCTACGCATGAGCTGGCTGAGGCTACCGCTGAGAAAGTCGCCGAACACTAGCCCGAAATAGCACCAGAATACTCCTAGGCCTGCCGTAACGGGGCCCGTGAGGCCGAGCGCTTCGCCAAACTCGGGGGCCAGCGTAATTAGAATGCCTACCACAAACCACAACGGCACCCCAATGAGGAGGCACTTGAGGTAGCGCGCCAGGCGGGGGCCGTTGGTGAACAGAGCGAAGAAGTTGCCGCGCTCCACCGACGAAGCCTTTTTCACCTGCTCAAACATCCCCGATTCGTACACGCCCACGCGCAAAGCCAGCAGCGCTAGGCCTAGGCCACCTCCCACGAAGTAGGCGTTGCGCCACCCGAACCGCTCCCCCACCCAGTAGGCCAGCATTGCGCCCGATACGCCTACGGTGGCCACAATCATGGTGCCGTAGCCGCGCTTTTCCTTGGGTAACGTTTCAGATACCAGCGTGATACCGGCGCCCAGTTCGCCCGCTAGGCCTATGCCCGCAATCAAACGCAGCCAGGCATATTGCTCCATCGTCTGCACGAAGCCGTTGGCAATATTGGCCAGGGAGTAGATAAGAATAGAGCCAAACAGCACCGAGAGCCGGCCACGCTTATCACCCAGAACGCCCCACAGAATGCCGCCGAGCAGCATGCCACCCATCTGCATATTGATGAGATACAGCCCCTCGGAGGTAACGGCATCTTTGGCCGTGATGCCCAGATCATTGAGGCTGCGCACCCGCACGATGCTGAACAGAATCAAATCGTAGATATCGACGAAGTAGCCCAAAGCGGCTACTACCACAATGGCACTGAGCAGACCGGTGGTTTTGGGCGGAATAGTAGGAGGGGAGGCGGTTTTCATTAAGTAGGAATTGAGAACCGCAGATTACGCAATTTTCCTCGGCCTACCAGCCCTCCGTGAGTGGCCTAGGCCACTAGCTCCTCGCAGCAGCCATGCGGGCCCATGCCCGGCATATTGTCCTCGAGCTGCACCGTGGAGTGCCCGATGCCAAACTCGTGCTCCAGATCGTGCTGCAGGGTTTGCAGAAACTTATTGTCGAGGCCGGGCTGGCCGGGGCGCACGAGGTGGGCCGTAAGGGCGGTGTCGCGGGTGCTGAGAGGCCAGATGTGCAGGTCGTGGACTTGCGTAACGCCGGGGCGCGCCAGCAAAAACTCCCGGACAGCGGTTACATCAATGCCTTCGGGCACGGCCTGCAGACTGAGCTGCACGGTTTCGCGCAGCAAACCCCAGGAACTCACGCCCACTACGCCCAGAATCACGAAGCTGATAACCGGATCGAGCCAGAGCCAGCCCGTAAAGTACACCAGCGCGCCACCCACTACCACGCCCACCGACACGAGCATGTCCGTGAGCATGTGCAGATATGCCCCACGCACGTTCACGTCGCCCTTTTGTCCGCTCCGGAAAAGCCAGGCCGTAAAGCCGTTGATCAGGATTCCTAGGCCAGCCAGCAGCATCACTGCCGAGCCATTTACCGGGGCCGGATGGCGCAAATGGTCAATGGTTTCCCACAGAATAAACCCCAGGGCCAAATAAAGTAGGGCGGCATTTACCAGCGCCGCCTGTATGGTAATGCCCTTATAGCCATAGGTATATCGCTCCGTAGCGCGGCGGGCGGCTAGCACAGAGGCACCCCAAGCCAGAGCCAGGCTCAACACATCAGATAGGTTGTGGCCCGCATCGGAAAGCAGGGCCGCTGAGTTGGCCCATAGGCCACCCGCTGCCTCGCCTGCCACAAAGAGCAGGTTGAGAATGATGCCCCATTTGAAGGCCTGGCTGAAATTGCCATCGGCGGGAGGGCCGTGGTGCGCGTGGTCGTGTCCGGAGTGGTCGTGGGGCATAGCAGTAAGGTACGCCAGAGAACCCAGGACGGTTTACGGACAGTGGCGTTTGCGGCTGTCGGTTGAGCTAGCAAGTATTAATAAGGAACGTCCTGTTGAGCGGAGTCGAAGCATCTCTACCCCTTCTCTAGGCCAGTTAGTTAGCCAGAGGTAGAGATGCTTCGACTCCGCTCAGCATGACAGATACTTGGGCAACGTCAGCACACGAGAGGATTCGGCTGCATCTCTACAGCCGTTCGTAGAGCATGGGCGCAAACGGATCTTACTATTTAAAGCTCAGCGGTATTACCAGTTTTACACTCATAGTGCGGCCCATGTTGTACACGCCCATGCGGCCGGTGGCGTAGTTGACGGCCGTGTATTTCAGGCGGCTCAGGTGATTCTGGTAGGCCACATCGAACAGGTTGTTGGCGGCCAGATACAGCGAAAACAGCGTTTTGTCTTCGCTATTCACGACGTCGGTGCCCAGACCTACGTTTACGAGCGTGTAGCCGGGCGTGCGGGTTTCCGTGTCGAAAGCGGAGAAAATGCGGTTCTGCGCGAAGTTGTGCTCCACGGCGCCGCGGGCATACAGATTGTGCAGGCGCGAGGTGCCCACCTTCCGGAAGTTCACCCGCAGCTCCGATTGCAGCCTATCGGCGGGAATGAACGGCAGGTACTGCTGGCCTTCAGGCTGGTCGAACTCCAGGGCGCGCACCATCGAAAAGGAGTTCTCGAAGTGCAGCCAGTCGAGGGGGTGGGGGTGAAGGTCGATGCTGACCTCGCCACCCGCCAGCCGGGCATCGCCCTGGCCGTAGCGGAATACCCGGTCGCCGTCGAGGCTCAACGAATCGGAGCCGGCGGCACTAGCGATGCGGCGCGGGAAGATGTAGTTGCTGATGCGGTTGCGAAACGCGTCCACTGACAGGCTTACGTGGTCGGAAGTGAAGTCTAAGCCACCATCCAACTGGAAGCTGGTTTCGGGCTTAAGGTTGGGCTCCCCGATTTCGTAGCGCGTGGTGCCTTCGTGCACGCCGTTGGAGCCCAGCTCGGCAATATTAGGCGCCCGGAAGCCGCGGGCTACGTTGGCCTTCACCAGCCATTTCTCGCTCAGGTTGTAGGCCCCGCCCACGCTGCCGCTCACATTGCGAAATGTACTTTTGAAGCCCGGAAACTTGGTTTCGCCCTGGCCGGCTGGTACGGGCAGCTCGTCTTCATTCAGGTACAGCGCATCGGCCGTGATGCGGCGAATATCATAGCGTAGGCCACCGCTCAGGTCCAACTTGCCGAAGGATTTCTTGGTGACCCCAAACAGGCCGCCATCCAAGAGGCTGTAGGCCGGTATCAGGAATTCGACGCCCTTGTTCTGGTTTTGCTGCTGCATGCCGCTCACGCCCACGGTGGTGTTCCAGCCGTTCAGTTCGGGCAGAAACCAACGCAACGCGTAGTCTACGGTGCGCAGCTGGAAAAACAACGACTTCTCGTCGTAATCGGTGGGGTTACCGAACTCCCGGCGCAGGTTCTGCTGCCAGCCCACGTTCAGGGTAAGCCGGTGCTGGCCCAGAATGAAGTTGTTATCGGTGCCGATGCGCAGGTGGTTGATCTGCTGGCGTGGCACATCCAGCCCGTAGCCCGAGAAGCCGCGGCCCGTCACGATTTCTGTTTCATCGAGGCTATTGGTGCGCAGGAAGCGGCCCGATACAGAGTCCCGCTCACCTTCAATGAGGCCTAGGATCTGGTTGAAGCTATTGAACGTGAGGTGCGAGTAGCCCCAGCTTTTATTGACGCCCACGTAGCCGCTGCCGTTCAGCTCCCGAAAACCGGAGTTGTACACGCGGCCATCGTAGCGGTTGCGGTAGTCGGCGGCTACTTTGCCCGAGCCGCGCACCAGCCAGTTGAAGCCGTTCAGGTTGCCGGCGTTCATGAGGGAGTAGCCCTGCTGGTAGTTGTTGGTCTGGTAGTTAGCCGCCACCGAGCCGATAATACGGCCATCTTCCACGGGGTCTTGGGGCAGGAAGTTGATAACACCAGCCAGGCCATCGGAGCCATACAGCAGGGAGCCGGGGCCTTTGATAATCTCGGCCCGATCAATGCTGAATTCGTCAATCTCGATGCCGTGCTCATCGCCCCATTGCTGACCTTCCTGCTTGGCGCCGTTGTTGAGCGTAATCACGCGGTTCGAGCCCAGCCCCCGGATTACGGGTTTGCTGATGGCAGCACCAGTCGTTATCTGGCTAACGCCGGGTGTGTGGGCAATAGCATCAACGGCATTGGTAGCGGCGGCCTGGCGCAGGCTCGTTTGGTCTACAATGCTGGTCGGGATGGAGGAGCGGCGCATCTCGGTGCTAGCCGAAACCCCCGTGACAACCACCTGCCCGATTTCGGTTTCAGTAGGTGTAAGCGTTACTTCCAGGGGCTGCCCGGTGCTGGTATCTACGGTGCGCGCCACGGTGGTGAAGCCCACAAAGCGCACCTGCATCAGAAACCGCCCTTTGGGAAGATTGGCGAACTGAAAAGAGCCATCGGCAGCGGTAGAGGTAGCCTGCCGCAAGTCAGGGAAAACTACGGTGGCGCCTGGGAGTGCCTCGCCAGAAGCCTCATCCGTAACGCGGCCTTTAACTGGAACGGCGGCAACCGCCATCCGCACTGGCCTAGCCGCATTTGGCGCTGGAGTTTGAGCGAAAGCACCACCAGTCAGCAGCGCTAGGCCAGTAGTGAAAATAAATCGGGACATAGTATGCGAATTACGCAGAAGCCAATGAGTGAAGCATGAGGATGCGCAGACTGCACAGCAGCCGCAAAGCATGGCGCAGCACCAAACAAAAGCTGTTGGTGCCTGCACGAGAATCCTCAGAAAAGTAAGTGTACTTGCAGGGGCCTCGCCCGGAAAAAATCAGGCGGTGGCGTAAACCACACGGTAAAAGCCCGTGAATAGGCAGCTGCAGGTAGAAACGGAAGTGGCCTAGGCCAGACTAGGTGGGCCACGTAGGCCTGTCTTCGGAGTGAAAACGGCGAATGCACCGGGCAGCGGCGGAACTGCGGCCGCTGAGCGGTAGATAACGAGTTCCAGCGGCAGCGCTAACGGCTCGGGCGTTTGGAAAAGCTCCTTGTAAAACTGATCGACGTCGCAGTGCTGGTGCTTGGCAGAAAGCAAGGCTTTCTCTTTGGGCCAGTTGCGGGCCTGGGTTGGTTCCTCGGTGGTGTGTTCGTGCGCGTGCAGGGCCAGTACCCATGCATCGGGCAACAGCACCCGCGCAAAGCACAGGAGCAGCACCAAAGCCAGCCGGGACCGAAGAGTACGCATTTGCAACAATGTGTCGTTTGTGGAACAAATGTAAAGCTAAATCCTCACCAACCTACTCAACTGGCCTAGGAAGCTCCATCATCCTTCACGCAACCTTAACTCTCTGAGAACATGCAATAAATATGCTTGTCCGAGCTTTGCAGCATCATAATCCTGTAAACAAGCTTCCTATGAAAACGCTCTCTTTCCGTCTGTTGCTGCGCCTGGCTGCCGTATTGCGTCCTGCCCCGAAACCAACCGCATTAGGTAGTGCCGAGACCTTATTTATATGAGTGGCACGGCACAGCCATCGTTCGGATATCGGCTTGCACGTTTCGGGTATCGTTCAGCTGATAGTGCGAGACGACTACAAGAAGTTAGAAGTAAAATTATAAACTTTTCCAAGGCTAGTATATCTGCCAAGCCAACATCAGGGCAAGCTATAAGAGCCTGATAGATGCGTTATTAATTGCTTGTCGTTGGTATGGAGAAGTTCAACGAGGGAAAAGTTTACTCTATCTATAATTGAACGAAACTAATAAGTGCTCAGGTTACCTTTGTATATACATCGGTTAGGTTCCGGTGGATGAGGTATCTGCAGTATGGTTGGTGTGTTTGGGTCTTTGTGCGTGCAAGTAGCGCCACAGGGACAATTGTTGCGGTGGAAATGGCAGGATGCGGCTTCGTACGAGAGTTTTCAGCAGTCTTTTGAACTGATAGTGGCGGCTTCCCGTGACCATAGCGTGACGCAATGGCTGGCCGATCTTAGTACGATGTCTCCTTTGGGCATCAATGAGCAGCAATGGCTTAGTGAAAACTGGCTGGTACAGTTTGCCGCGTTGGGTATTCACCGGATAGCGCTCATCGAGCCAAACAGCCTGCATAATCAGCTCGTTATTGAAAGCGTATTGGCCGATGGCCGACGCTACACCCACGCCGACATACAGTTCTTCGCCGATGTGCCCGCCGCCCTCGATTGGCTGACCATGTCGGATGCAGGCGTGATAGAAACGCTGGAGCAAGAGTGGCAAGCCGTGTTGGCGGGGTAGAGAAGCCGGGAAAAGTGGCCTACTAACAGGCGTTTGCGCTGCCAAACTGGCAGCTGTATTGGAAGTGGAATGTGGTTTGAAACGCGAATGATCCGCCCGCTAGCCCCTGGCTTGCTGGCATTTCGTCTGATTTTTCGTTTTTAACTCCACTTTTCCAACGCACCATGCAAGAGAAAGGCAGCATCTCGATTCATACCGAGAATATCTTCCCCATCATCAAGAAATTCCTGTATTCTGACCACGAAATATTCCTGCGGGAGTTGGTCAGCAATGCCGTGGATGCCACGCAGAAGCTGAAGAGCCTAGGCCAGTTAGGTGAGTTCAAAGGCGAACTAGGCGACCTGAAAGTGAAGGTAAGCGTGGATAAAGAGGCCCGCACCATCACCATCTCCGACCGCGGCCTGGGCATGACGGGTGAGGAAATCAAGAAGTACATCAACCAGATTGCTTTCTCGGGCGCTTCGGAGTTCGTGGAGAAGTATAAGGAGCAGGATGCCGCCACCAAAGACCAGATCATCGGTAAGTTTGGTATGGGCTTCTACTCGGCCTTTATGGTGGCCAGCGAGGTAGAAATCTTCTCCAAAAGCTACCAGGAAGGCACTGAAGCCGCCCACTGGACCTGCGACGGCAGCACGGAGTTCACGCTCGAAACCGCTGACAAAACCGACCGCGGTACCGATATCGTGCTGCACGTAGCCGAAGACTCCGATGAGTTTCTGGAACCGGCGCGCCTGCGCACCATCCTCACCAAGTACTGCAAATTCCTGCCCATCGAAATCGAGTTCGAAGGGACGGTAATCAACCAGACGGCTCCCATCTGGACCAAGCAGCCCGCCGAGCTGACCGACGAAGACTACAAGAAGTTCTACCACGAGCTCTACCCCATGTCGATGGATGAGCCCTTGTTCTGGATTCATCTCAACGTCGATTATCCGTTCAACCTGACGGGTATTCTGTACTTCCCGAAGGTAAAGGACGAGCTGCAGTTCCAGCGCAACAAAATCCAGCTCTATTCGCGCCAGGTGTTTATTACTGATGAGGTAAAGGACGTGGTGCCCGAGTTCCTGATGCTGCTGCACGGCGTTATCGACTCGCCGGATATTCCGTTGAACGTGTCGCGCAGCTTCCTGCAGGCCGATGCAGCCGTTAAGAAAATCAACACCTACATCACGAAGAAGGTAGCTGACAAGCTCTCCGAGCTGTACCGGAAAGACCGCGCTGGTTTCGAGGAGAAATGGTCGGATATCGGGCTGTTCGTGAAGTACGGCATGCTCT
The Hymenobacter gelipurpurascens DNA segment above includes these coding regions:
- a CDS encoding GNAT family N-acetyltransferase, giving the protein MSTLSIRRGREADLPQVLALIQELAVYERAPDEVTNTLEDMQRDGFGPDAIFKFFVAEQEGKIQGIALYYTAYSTWKGRMLYLEDLVVTEKLRGTGIGKRLFDAVVAEARHTGAHRMKWQVLEWNEPAIGFYKKIGANLDPEWHNGNLTAEQLLAYKCEVVK
- a CDS encoding DUF4286 family protein — translated: MILYNVTTSLDPEIADQWVAYMRDTHMPEVMETGFFLKSQLCRLLNEEDDGITYAAQYYCVSLEQLEEYQRLAAPALRDEIEKHFGGRYASFRTMLEVVA
- a CDS encoding DUF6526 family protein, with the protein product MANQPTKNTPMLYPWHHFVLLPALLILSGYGIRRYLAVAGDDTEESRLWFTLMALAVVSFGVLLMLRQHYALTLQDRIIRLEVRQRYFEITGQSLRPLEEQLSLSQLLSLRFAGDAELPGLVQSAIREKLSPKDIQSRIQDFHFDPMRV
- a CDS encoding MFS transporter, whose product is MKTASPPTIPPKTTGLLSAIVVVAALGYFVDIYDLILFSIVRVRSLNDLGITAKDAVTSEGLYLINMQMGGMLLGGILWGVLGDKRGRLSVLFGSILIYSLANIANGFVQTMEQYAWLRLIAGIGLAGELGAGITLVSETLPKEKRGYGTMIVATVGVSGAMLAYWVGERFGWRNAYFVGGGLGLALLALRVGVYESGMFEQVKKASSVERGNFFALFTNGPRLARYLKCLLIGVPLWFVVGILITLAPEFGEALGLTGPVTAGLGVFWCYFGLVFGDFLSGSLSQLMRSRTRALQLFLAFCGLMVGVYLFGLRGASPTAFYTVCFVLGMSVGFWALFVTVAAEQFGTNLRATVATTAPNFARGSVVALVPIFNAVALAFGSAQGPDRIASGAVVGGVSLLIAFWAVSTLPETFGKDLDYVEE
- a CDS encoding cation diffusion facilitator family transporter, yielding MPHDHSGHDHAHHGPPADGNFSQAFKWGIILNLLFVAGEAAGGLWANSAALLSDAGHNLSDVLSLALAWGASVLAARRATERYTYGYKGITIQAALVNAALLYLALGFILWETIDHLRHPAPVNGSAVMLLAGLGILINGFTAWLFRSGQKGDVNVRGAYLHMLTDMLVSVGVVVGGALVYFTGWLWLDPVISFVILGVVGVSSWGLLRETVQLSLQAVPEGIDVTAVREFLLARPGVTQVHDLHIWPLSTRDTALTAHLVRPGQPGLDNKFLQTLQHDLEHEFGIGHSTVQLEDNMPGMGPHGCCEELVA
- a CDS encoding TonB-dependent receptor; its protein translation is MSRFIFTTGLALLTGGAFAQTPAPNAARPVRMAVAAVPVKGRVTDEASGEALPGATVVFPDLRQATSTAADGSFQFANLPKGRFLMQVRFVGFTTVARTVDTSTGQPLEVTLTPTETEIGQVVVTGVSASTEMRRSSIPTSIVDQTSLRQAAATNAVDAIAHTPGVSQITTGAAISKPVIRGLGSNRVITLNNGAKQEGQQWGDEHGIEIDEFSIDRAEIIKGPGSLLYGSDGLAGVINFLPQDPVEDGRIIGSVAANYQTNNYQQGYSLMNAGNLNGFNWLVRGSGKVAADYRNRYDGRVYNSGFRELNGSGYVGVNKSWGYSHLTFNSFNQILGLIEGERDSVSGRFLRTNSLDETEIVTGRGFSGYGLDVPRQQINHLRIGTDNNFILGQHRLTLNVGWQQNLRREFGNPTDYDEKSLFFQLRTVDYALRWFLPELNGWNTTVGVSGMQQQNQNKGVEFLIPAYSLLDGGLFGVTKKSFGKLDLSGGLRYDIRRITADALYLNEDELPVPAGQGETKFPGFKSTFRNVSGSVGGAYNLSEKWLVKANVARGFRAPNIAELGSNGVHEGTTRYEIGEPNLKPETSFQLDGGLDFTSDHVSLSVDAFRNRISNYIFPRRIASAAGSDSLSLDGDRVFRYGQGDARLAGGEVSIDLHPHPLDWLHFENSFSMVRALEFDQPEGQQYLPFIPADRLQSELRVNFRKVGTSRLHNLYARGAVEHNFAQNRIFSAFDTETRTPGYTLVNVGLGTDVVNSEDKTLFSLYLAANNLFDVAYQNHLSRLKYTAVNYATGRMGVYNMGRTMSVKLVIPLSFK
- the htpG gene encoding molecular chaperone HtpG; this translates as MQEKGSISIHTENIFPIIKKFLYSDHEIFLRELVSNAVDATQKLKSLGQLGEFKGELGDLKVKVSVDKEARTITISDRGLGMTGEEIKKYINQIAFSGASEFVEKYKEQDAATKDQIIGKFGMGFYSAFMVASEVEIFSKSYQEGTEAAHWTCDGSTEFTLETADKTDRGTDIVLHVAEDSDEFLEPARLRTILTKYCKFLPIEIEFEGTVINQTAPIWTKQPAELTDEDYKKFYHELYPMSMDEPLFWIHLNVDYPFNLTGILYFPKVKDELQFQRNKIQLYSRQVFITDEVKDVVPEFLMLLHGVIDSPDIPLNVSRSFLQADAAVKKINTYITKKVADKLSELYRKDRAGFEEKWSDIGLFVKYGMLSDEKFYEKAKDFALMQNVAGKFFTLTEYQEHVQANQKDKNDQTVVLYTTDPEAQHTFVQAAQDRGYDVLKLDAVLDPHFIGQLEQKLEKTTFKRVDADTVGKLIEKEEQQESVLSDDDKTKLQELFKGAISNDQMHVQVEALSPQDAPVIITLPEFMRRMKDMQRTGGGGGMQMFGNLPDSYTVSVNANHPISQRVLKADGDAGSKLARQAYDLALLAQGMLKGEALTAFVKRSADLLAAE